The Quatrionicoccus australiensis nucleotide sequence TGCAATGCGTCTTGGTGCCCAGGGCATCAAGGTGATGAGCGCTGGTCGTTTGAACGGTGCTGAAATCGCTCGTAGCGAGTGGTATCGCGAAGGTCGCGTGCCACTTCATACGCTGCGCGCCAATATCGACTATGCAACCTCTGAAGCTCTGACCACGTACGGCATCATCGGTATCAAGGTCTGGGTTTACAAGGGTGACATGCTTGATCGCAACGAGCAGCCGGAAGTTGTTGAGCCGGTGGCTGATGATCGCAAGCCGCGTCGTAATCCGGGTAAGCCGGAAGGCGACAAGCCGCGTACCCGTACGGTGAAAAAGCCGGAAGGTGACGGCGCTCCGGCCAAGCGTGTAAGAAAGGCAGGTGCCTAAATGCTGCAACCGAATCGTCGCAAGTTCCGCAAGGAGCACAAAGGCCGCAATGAAGGTCTGGCGACCCGTGGTACGAAGGTTTCCTTCGGCGAATGGGGCCTTAAGGCCATTGGCCGTGGTCGTCTGACTGCGCGTCAAATCGAAGCAGCTCGTCGTGCCATGACCCGTCACATTAAACGTGGCGGCCGTATCTGGATCCGTATTTTCCCGGACAAGCCGATTTCCAAGAAGCCGGCGGAAGTTCGTATGGGTAACGGTAAGGGTAATCCGGAGTACTGGGTTGCCGAAATCCAGCCGGGCAAGGTGCTTTATGAGATGGATGGTGTCAATGAAGCGCTGGCTCGCGAGGCATTTGCCCTTGCTGCTGCCAAGTTGCCGATTGCTACCACCTTCGTGACTCGTCATCTGGGGTAATCATGAAAGCTAGTGAACTGAGAACCAAGAGCGTGGACGAGCTCAACAAGGAATTGCTGGACCTTCTGAAGGCCCAGTTCGGTCTGCGTATGCAGCTTGCTACCCAGCAGCTGTCCAATACCAGCCAAATGTCCAAGGTGCGTCGCGACATTGCTCGCGTCCGCACGCTTATCCGTGAAAAGGCGGTGCAGCAATGAGCGAGACCTCCAGTATCAAGCGCACTCTGATCGGTCGTGTCGTTAGCGACAAGATGGAGAAGACGGTTACCGTCCTCGTCGAACGTAAGGTCAAGCACCCGATGTACGGCAAGATCATGGTCCGTTCGAAGAAGTACCATGCCCATAACGAAGGCAATACGGCCCGTGCAGGCGATCTCGTCGAGATCGTCGAAACCCGTCCGATGTCCCGTACCAAGACCTGGGCAGTGACCAGCGTTCTGGAAAAAGCGATCGTCGTCTGACGAAAGTTTCCATAAACGCTTGCGTAGTTTAAAAGAGGCCGGTATAATCCGGCTTCTTTTTTGCTGCTGGCCAGTTCTGGGCACGGCAAAGGTGTTCGACCCGTACGGGTTCCAAGACTGACCGCGCAAGCGGATTAAGTTGGAGTAAATTTAAATGATTCAGATGCAGACAACTCTGGATGTCGCCGATAACACCGGCGCACGTTCAGTAATGTGTATCAAAGTGCTGGGTGGATCCAAGCGTCGCTATGCGGGCATTGGTGACATCATCAAGGTCAGCATCAAGGATGCTGCCCCGCGTGGTCGTGTCAAGAAGGGTGATGTTTACAACGCTGTGGTGGTTCGTACCGCCAAGGGTGTTCGTCGTCCGGATGGCTCGCTGGTGCGCTTTGATGGCAATGCCGCCGTTCTTCTCAACAACAAGCTCGAGCCGATCGGCACGCGCATCTTTGGCCCGGTAACCCGCGAACTGCGTACCGAGCGCTTCATGAAGATCGTGTCCCTGGCTCCTGAAGTGCTGTAAGGAGAAATACATGGAAAAGATTCGTAAAGGTGACGACGTCGTCGTCATTACCGGTAAAGACAAGGGCAAGCGCGGTACTGTGCTGAGTCGTGTCGGTGAAGAGCATGTGCTCGTTGAGGGTGTCAATCGTGCCAAGAAGCACGTTAAGCCGAATCCTGTTAAGGGTGTGGCTGGTGGCATCGTTGACAAAGATATGCCGATTCATCTCTCCAATGTTGCGCTCTTCAATCCCGCGACCAAGAAGGCTGACCGTGTCGGCTTCAAGGCGCTCGAAGATGGCCGCAAGGTTCGCGTGTTCAAGTCGAACGGCGAACTGGTAAACGCATAAGGAGCAGTCATGGCGCGTTTGCAGCAGTTTTACAAAGAAACCGTCGTTGGCGACATGTCGAAGCAATTCGGCTACAAGTCAGTGATGGAAGTGCCGCGTATCACCAAGATCACCCTGAACATGGGTGTTGGTGAGGCTGTGGCTGACAAAAAAGTACTCGAGAATGCCGTTGGCGACATGCAGAAGATCGCAGGTCAGAAGCCGGTTACGACCAAGGCCCGCAAGTCCATTGCTGGCTTCAAGATTCGTGATGGTTATCCGATCGGTTGTATGGTTACCCTGCGTGGTCCCCGCATGTTCGAGTTCCTTGATCGTCTGGTTACCGTCGCTTTGCCGCGTGTTCGCGACTTCCGTGGTATCTCCGGCAAGGGCTTTGATGGCCAGGGTAACTACAACATGGGCGTCAAAGAACAGATCATTTTCCCGGAAATCGAGTACGACAAGATCGATGCTCTCCGGGGCATGAATATCAGTATCACCACGACCGCAAAGACCGATGCAGAAGCGAAAGCTCTGCTCGCAGCGTTCAAGTTCCCGTTCAAGAATTGAGGCAGTCATGGCAAAACTTGCTCTGATCAACCGTGAAGAAAAGCGCCGCAAAATGGTGGCGCAGTTCGCTAAAAAGCGTGCTGCACTCCAGGCGATAATCAACGATGCAAGCCTCTCTGACCAGGAGCGCTATGACGCTCGTCTGAAGTTTCAGGCTCTGCCGCGTAACTCGAGCCCGTCTCGTTTGCGCAACCGCTGCCAGCTGACCGGTCGTCCGCGTGGTGTTTTCCGTAAATTCGGTCTGTGCCGTCACAAGATTCGTGAGCTCGCCTTCAGTGGCGAAGTTCCGGGTGTTGTTAAAGCCAGCTGGTAAGAGGAGATTCAGAAATGGCTATGAGCGATCCTATCGCGGACATGCTGACTCGCATCCGTAACGCCCAGCTCGCCGAGAAGGCGTCTGTCTCCATGCCGTCTTCCAAGGTGAAGGTTGCTATTGCAGCCGTCCTCAAGGACGAAGGTTACGTTGACGAGTTCGTTGTTCGCGAAGCTGATGGTAAGGCAACTCTTGAGATTGGTTTGAAGTACTACGCAGGTCGCCCGGTTATCGAGCGTATCGAGCGTGTTTCCAAGCCTGGTCTGCGTATTTACAAGGGTTGTGACGATATTCCCCGTGTCATGAACGGTCTTGGTGTGGCGATTGTTTCCACGCCCAAGGGTGTCATGACTGATCGCAAGGCTCGTGCCAGCAAGGTTGGCGGCGAAGTTCTTTGCATCGTGGCATAACGGAGGAACCATGTCTCGTATTGGTAAGAATCCTATTGTCGTCCCCGTCGGCGTTGAAGTGACGGTTGGTGAGCAGATTACGGTCAAGGGCCCTCTGGGCATCCTCAAGACCGCCGCCCACCCCTCAGTTCAGGTTGTTGTTGAGGGTCAAAGCGTCCAGGTTTCCAAAGTTGAAGGTGCTGTAAATGGCAGCGCCATGTGGGGCACCATGCGTGCCAACCTCAACAATATGGTGACCGGTGTTTCCAAGGGTTTTGAAAGAAAGCTGCAGTTGGTTGGCGTGGGTTACCGCGCCCAGGCTCAGGGCGATGTCCTGAACCTGTCGCTCGGCTTCTCGCATCCCGTGGCGCACAAGATGCCTGTTGGTGTGAAAGTTGAGTGTCCGACCCAGACCGAAATCCTGATCAAGGGTTCGGACAAGCAGCAGGTCGGCCAGGTTGCCGCCGAAGTTCGTGCATATCGCAAGCCGGAGCCCTACAAGGGCAAGGGCGTTCGGTACTCGGACGAAGTGGTGGTCATCAAGGAAACCAAGAAGAAGTAAGGGTGGCATATGTTTAATAAGAAACAAGCGCGTCTGCGCCGTTCCCGCCAAACCCGGGCCAAAATTGCCGAGCTCAAGGCTGTGCGTCTGTGCGTTAATCGCACGAACCTGCACATCTATGCACAGATCATTTCTGCCACTGGTGGCGAAGTTCTGGCATCGGCTTCCTCGCTGGATAAGGATGTTCGCAAGGACCTCCCGAACGGCGGTAACAAGGCTGCTGCCACCAAGATTGGCACGCTGATTGCCGAGCGCGCCAAGGCCGCTGGTATTGAGCAGGTGGCTTTTGATCGTTCCGGTCTTCAGTACCATGGTCGTGTTCAAGCGTTGGCGGAAGCTGCGCGTGAAGCCGGTCTGAAGTTCTGATCGCCGCGAAAGGATAAGGTTAGAAAATGGCTAAACCTGAAAGAAACAAGAAGCCGCAGCAAGCTGAAGAGCGTGATGACGGCATGCGCGAGAAGATGGTTGCGGTTAACCGCGTCACCAAAGTGGTGAAGGGCGGTCGCATCCTCGGTTTCGCAGCTTTGACGGTGGTCGGCGACGGCGACGGTGGCATCGGCATGGGCAAGGGCAAGTCCCGCGAAGTGCCGGTTGCCGTGCAAAAGGCAATGGAAGAGGCGCGTCGCAAGATGGCCAAAGTCAGCCTGAAGAGCGGTACGGTGCATCACACCGTGATGGGTCGTCACGGTGCAACCACCGTCATGATTCAGCCGGCTCCTGAAGGTACAGGCATCATCGCTGGCGGCGCAATGCGCGCTGTCTTCGAAGTCGTTGGCGTGACCAACGTTGTTGCCAAGGCCCACGGCTCGACCAATCCCTACAACATCGTGCGCGCTACCATCGACGGTTTGTCGAAGGTCAACACGCCGGCCGAAATCGCCGCCAAGCGCGGTCTCTCGGTCGAACAGATCCAGGGGTAAGGCATGGCTGACAAGAAAATCAAAGTGACGCTCGTCAAGAGCATCATCGGCACCAAGCAGGACCATCGCGCCACCGTGCGCGGTCTGGGGCTGCGCAAGCTGAACAGTTCCGCTGAACTGGAAGATACGCCGGCTGTCCGCGGCATGATCCAGAAGGTTCAGTATCTCGTTAAGGTTGAGGGTTAAGCCATGCGTCTGAACACCATCAAGCCCGCTGAAGGCTCCAAGAAGGCCGCCAAGCGCGTTGGTCGCGGCATCGGTTCCGGCCTCGGCAAGACTTGTGGCCGTGGTCACAAGGGCCAGAAATCCCGTTCCGGCGGTTTCCACAAGGTCGGTTTCGAAGGCGGTCAAATGCCTTTGCAACGTCGTCTGCCGAAGCGCGGTTTCAATTCCATGACCCGTGCCCGTCACTACGAAGTTCGTCTGACTGACCTGGATCGCCTGCCGATCGACGAAATCGACCTGCTGTCGTTGCAAGCAGCCGGCATCGTTCCTGGTGATGCACTGGCTGCCAAAGTCATCCTGTCGGGCGCTATCACCCGTAAGGTGACGCTCAAGGGCGTTGGTGCCACCAAGGGTGCCAAGGCTGCAATCGAAGCCGCCGGCGGCGCGGTCGCTGAGTAAGACGAAGAGGTAGAACGTTGGCAGCAAATCCCAATACTGTTGGCAAGGGCGGTAAATTCGGCGATCTGAAGCGCCGCCTTTGGTTCCTGCTCGGTGCTCTGGTTGTGTATCGCATTGGCGCGCACATTCCGGTTCCCGGGATTGATCCCAACGTTCTTTCCGATCTCTTCAATACGCAGAAGGGCGGCATCCTGGGCATGTTCAACATGTTCTCGGGGGGTGCCCTGTCGCGTTTCACCATCTTTGCGCTGGGGATCATGCCGTACATTTCGGCTTCGATCATCATGCAGTTGATGAGTGTAGCCAGCCCGCAACTGGAAGCTCTCAAAAAAGAAGGTGAAGCCGGGCGTCGCAAGATTACGCAATACACTCGTTACGGTACGCTGGCTCTTGCCGTTTTCCAGGGCTTGGGTATTGCTGTTGCACTGGAGGCCCAGCCGGGGCTGGTTTCCGATCCTGGTTTCCTGTTTCGCTTGACGACGGTTACCACGCTGGTTACCGGAACCATGTTCCTCATGTGGCTCGGAGAACAAATTACCGAGCGTGGCTTGGGTAACGGTATCTCGATCATCATCTTTGGTGGTATCGCCGCCGGCCTGCCAAATGCCATCGGCGGCCTGCTCGAACTCGTTCGTACCGGTGCTATGCATCCGCTGACTGCGCTGGTCATCTGCTTGCTCGTTGTCGTTGTTACTGCCTTCGTGGTGTTTGTCGAGCGCGGTCAACGCAAGATTCTGGTCAATTACGCCAAGCGCCAGGTTGGCAACAAGATTTATGGCGGTCAGAGCTCGCATCTGCCGCTCAAACTGAACATGTCAGGCGTTATTCCGCCGATCTTTGCTTCGTCGATCATTCTCTTCCCGGCAACGGTTGCTGGCTGGTTCGGTTCTAGCGATTCGATGCATTGGTTGAAGGACGTCGCGGGTACGCTTTCCCCTGGTCAGCCTATCTATGTCATGCTGTACGCTGCCGCTATTGTCTTCTTCTGTTTTTTCTACACGGCGCTGGTCTTCAATTCGAAAGAGACCGCTGACAACCTGAAGAAGAGCGGTGCTTTCGTTCCCGGGATCCGTCCGGGCGAGCAAACTGCGCGCTACATCGACAAGATTTTGATGCGCCTGACTCTGATTGGTGCTGCATACATTACCGTCGTTTGTTTGTTGCCCGAATTTTTGATTCTGAAGTGGAACGTTCCGTTTTATTTCGGCGGTACTTCGCTTTTGATTATCGTGGTCGTGACCATGGACTTCATGTCCCAGGTCCAGGCTTATGTCATGTCGCACCAATATGAAAGTCTCTTGAAGAAAGCCAATTTCAAGGGATCGCCAATGATCAAGTAAAAACGTATGGCCAAGGAAGATTACATTGAAATGCTGGGGGAGGTCGTAGAAAACCTCCCGAATGCCACCTTCAAGGTGAAGCTGGAAAATGGCCATATCGTGCACGGTTTTATCTCCGGGAAGATGCGTATGCACTACATCCGCATCCTCCCCGGTGACAAGGTTACCGTGCAACTGACGCCTTACGATTTAACCAAGGCGCGGATAGTTTTCCGCGCCAAGTAAAGATTCTCTACGCAATAAACCGCAGGGTAAGGAAACACGGCTGCTTCCAAGCCCCGCAGACGAGGAGTGAAACATGAAAGTGCAACCTTCAGTGAAGCGCGTATGCCGCAACTGCAAAGTCATCCGTCGCAAGGGTGTCGTACGTGTCATTTGCAAGGACCCGCGTCATAAGCAGCGTCAAGGTTAATTCCCTGACATTGTCCGGCATTTGTTAATTTTCGAAATAGTGGAGTGATTCAATGGCCCGTATTGCAGGGGTAAACATTCCGAACCATCAGCATGCAGAAATCGCTCTCACTGCGATTTTTGGCATCGGCCGTACCCGCGCACAAAAAATCTGTGACGCGGCCGGTATCGTTCGTTCTACCAAAATGAAAGACCTGTCCGATGCGGACATGGATCGTTTGCGTGATGAAGTAGGCAAGTTCACTGTTGAAGGTGATCTGCGCCGCGAAGTCACCATGAACATCAAGCGTCTGATGGACCTCGGTTGCTACCGTGGTCTGCGCCATCGCAAGGGCTTGCCCTGCCGTGGCCAGCGCACCCGTACGAATGCACGTACCCGCAAGGGCCCGCGCAAAGCCATCGCTGGCAAGAAGTAATAGGGACAGAACATGGCTAAGACTGCTACCAAAGTTCGCAAAAAAGTTAAGAAGAACGTGGCCGAGGGCATTGCCCACATCCACGCCTCTTTCAACAACACCATCATTACCATTACCGACCGTCAAGGCAATGCGCTGTCTTGGGCAACGTCCGGTGGTGCCGGCTTCCGCGGTTCGCGCAAGTCGACCCCGTTCGCTGCTCAGGTTGCTGCTGAAGCCGCCGGTAAGGCTGCTCAGGAATGTGGCGTCAAGAACGTTGAAGTTCGCATCAAGGGCCCCGGTCCTGGTCGTGAATCCTCTGTCCGTGCGCTCAACGCACTGGGCATGAAAATCACCTCCATTTCCGACGTGACGCCGGTGCCGCACAACGGTTGCCGTCCGCCCAAAAAGCGCCGCATTTAAGGAGAAAGACAAGTGGCTCGTAATCTCGATCCGAAATGCCGTCAGTGCCGCCGCGAAGGCGAAAAGCTTTTCCTCAAGGGCGAAAAGTGCTTCACCGACAAGTGCGCCATTGAGCGTCGTTCTTATGCACCTGGCCAACACGGCCAGAAGTCTGGTGCCCGTCTGTCTGACTACGGCGTTCACCTGCGTGCAAAGCAAAAAATCCGTCGTGTCTACGGCGTGCTGGAAGGCCAGTTCCGCAGGACTTTCGCCGAAGCTGATCGCCGCAAGGGTCAGACTGGTGAAAACCTTCTGCAACTGCTCGAAGCTCGTCTCGACTCCGTTGCTTACCGCATGGGCTTTGGTGCTTCGCGCACCGAGTCCCGTCAGATCGTTCGTCACAACGGCGTTCTGGTTAACGGCAAGCGCGTCAACATCCCGTCGTTCCTGGTCAAACCGGGTGACGTGGTGCAACTGACCGACCGTGCCCGTGCTTCCCTGCGTTGCAAGGCTGCTCTCGAAGCTGCCGAGTCCCGTGGTTTCCCGGAATGGGTTGCCGTGGATGTCAAGGAAGGCAAGGGAACGTTCAAGGCCATGCCGCAGCGCTCCGAGCTGCCGTCGACCCTGAACGAAGGTCTCGTCATCGAACTTTACTCGAAGTAATCACTGAGCTGAGGAATTTAGCCCATGCAAAGCAGTGGACTTCTGAAACCCCGCATTATCGATGTGCAGAGCGTTTCGCCGGTGCAAGCCAAGGTTGTGATGGAGCCGTTCGAACGCGGCTACGGTCACACCCTGGGCAATGCCCTGCGTCGCATCCTGTTGTCGTCCATGCCGGGTTACGCACCGACCGAAGTCGGTATCGAGGGTGTGCTTCACGAGTACTCCACCGTTGATGGTGTTCAGGAAGATGTCGTTGACATCCTTCTGAACCTCAAGGGTATCGTATTCAAGTTGCACAACCGCGATGTGGTAACGCTCAATCTGGTCAAGGAAGGTGAAGGCGCTGTTCGTGCCGGCGATATCGAATTGCCGCATGACGTCGAAATCATCAATCCGGAACACGTGATCGCTCACCTTTCTCCTGGCGGCAAGCTGACCATGGACATCAAGGTCGAGAAGGGTCGCGGCTATGTCCCGGGTAACGTTCGTAATCTGGGCGATTCCAAGACCATCGGCAAGCTCGTGCTGGACGCTTCGTTCAGCCCGATCCGTCGCGTTGCCTACGCTGTTGAAAGCGCTCGCGTCGAACAGCGTACCGATCTGGACAAGCTGATCGTTGATATCGAAACCAACGGTGTTGTCGAGCCGGAAGAGGCCATTCGCTACGCTGCTCGCGTGCTGATGGAACAACTCTCCGTCTTCGCCGATCTGGAAGGTACCGCTCCTGTGGCCGAGGCTTCCAAGCCGGCCCAGGTTGATCCGGTCCTGCTCCGTCCGGTTGATGATCTCGAACTGACCGTTCGCTCTGCGAACTGTCTCAAGGCCGAGAACATTTACTACATCGGCGATCTTATTCAGCGTACCGAGAATGAACTTCTCAAGACTCCGAATCTGGGTCGCAAGTCGTTGAACGAGATCAAGGAAGTGCTCGCCGCACGTGGCTTGACTCTAGGCATGAAATTGGAAAATTGGCCGCCCGCCGGTCTGGAAAAGGTCTAAGGACCTTTTCCGGCTCGGGCCGTCAAGGGACGCCTGCAGAACATAGAAAGGATTAACCATGCGTCACCGTTTGGGACTTCGCAAACTCAACCGTACCAGCAGCCATCGCCTGGCGATGCTGCGCAACATGACTGTTTCCCTGCTCAAGCACGAGGCCATCAAGACCACGTTGCCGAAGGCCAAGGAACTGCGCCGTGTTGTTGAACCGATCATCACCCTCGGCAAGAAGCCGACGCTGGCTAACAAGCGTCTGGCCTTTGACCGTCTGCGTGACCGCGAAATCGTGGTCAAGCTGTTCGCCGAAATCGGCCCGCGTTACGCAACGCGTCCGGGTGGCTACCTTCGCATCCTGAAGTGTGGCTTCCGCGTTGGCGACAATGCGCCGATGGCTTTTGTCGAGCTGCTTGATCGTCCGGAGCCTGCAGAGGCTGTGGAAGTGGATGAAACTGCTGAATAAGCATTTCAGACAAAATTGAAAAGGCCGGGAATTCCCGGCCTTTTTTTCGTTCACATTTCCCGTGTCACGGGCAATCAATGACCATCAGCGATACGTCATCGGTCGCCAGCATTCCATCAAGGTGCTTGGTTAGCGCAGCGTCGATTTGTTCGAAGCGGGCACTTGGCGAGGTGTTGGCGACGGCGTTGGTGATTCCGGAAACCTCGAATTGGGCGCCTTCCCGGTTGCGTGCTTCGAGCAGGCCATCCGAACAAAGAACGATCTGGCTTTCTGCGCTCCAGGTAAAGTTGACCGGTTGGCAATCCATCTCTTCATTGCTGACAATGCCGAGTGGCAAATTCGCTGGCGCGAAGACTTTTTCGGAGCGCCCCCAGCGGTCGAACAGGAAAGCTTCCGGGGTTCCGCCCACCCAGATTTCGCCGGTTCTAGCCTCTTCATCCAGACAAACCAGGGTCGCTGCAACGAAGCGTCCAACCGGCATCGATTCTTTCAACTGCTGGTTGAGTTCGAGAATGATTTCGCGCACGGTATGGTTGCGTCGGGCAAGGCGATAAAAAATTGCCAGCACAGGCAGCGCGCTGATGGCCGCCGTCAGACCATGACCGGTTGCATCGGCGAGGAGGGCGTAAAAGCGCCCTTCCGGGGAGCGACTTGCGGCCACGATGTCGCCACTGAAGCTTTCGGCCGCAATCACTTTGTATTTGAGGCGCTCGTCGGTGAGCCCATGCCGATGCAACTGCTTCTCCATCAGGCGCATGGCGAGATGTTGTTCATTCTGGGTCTGGTCGTAGTAGGCCTGCAGCAAGCGCGCATTTTCGTGCAGCTTTTGTTCGGCAATCTTGCGATCCGAAATGTCCCGGATCACGCCGATGAACATTCTCTTGTTATCGAGAATGATCTCGTTGATCCCGAGAGTTACCGGAAAATGGTGGCCATCCTTGTGCAGGGCTTCGAGTTCGCGTTCAGTACCGATCACGGTGCCAAACCCCTTGGCCGCATAGCGGGCCATATAGCCGTCGTGCTCGCTGCGATAAGGTTCCGGCAGCAGTATATTGACGTTCTGGCCGATCAACTCGCTGACCTGCCAGCCGAAAGTGCGCGTCGCGGAGCGGTTGACCGACGCAATGGTACCTTTTTCATCGACCGTGATAATGGTGTCCAGAACGTTGTCGGAAATGGTCTGAACGCGGCGCAGTGAGTCGATGGATTCCTGTTGCATGCCGAGCGAGCGTTGCACCGAGCGCAACTTGGCTTCAAGTACGACGAAGTTGATCGGCTTGGTCAGATAGTCGTCCGCGCCGGCATCGAGTCCTTCGACCAGGTTTTCATCACGATTGAGGGCCGACAGGAAGATGATGGGCGTCCACCGCTCACGCGTCATTCCCTTGATGCGGCGTGCGGCTTCGAAGCCATCCATGATCGGCATCATGATGTCGAGCAGGACCAGATCGGGGGCATCGGCCTCAAAGCGGCGCACGGCTTCCTCGCCGTTTTCGGCAAGAATGACATCGTGTCCCAGTTTCTTCAGAAAGACCTGAAGAATATGCAGGTTGGTCCGGTTGTCATCAACCGCCAGCACCTTCATCTTGTTCATTACCTGACTCATGATCGGCAGTAAATCCTAATTCTTTGGAGAGTCGGAAGGAATGGTGGCTACCGCGATATTGCCGCAACCTTCATAGCTGATGCTGGCAAAGCTCATCATGCGGGCGAGGGCAATCCCCCGGCCATTCGGGTCGCAAGCACGTTCGGGCGAGAATTCGAGAAAGTCCTGCCAGGCAAATCCGCTGCCTTGATCCGTGATGCGCAGGGTGATGTCATTGGTGCTACGGATGAAATTGATTTTTACCCGCTTGGCGACATTGTCGGGAAGCGCCAGGCGACGATCGATTTCCGCTTGCCAGCAGTCTTCGAGTTTGAGTGTTGATTTTTCCTGGTAACTCAAGCCGAGGTTGCCATGTTCAACCGCATTGATCAGCAGTTCGGAGATGCCCAGTACGGCGCGGTCGGCATCGGGGCAGGCCTGGGCGATGAAGGAAGCGAGTTGGCCGGCCTCTTCGATGGTGCGAATGGAAAAATCGCCCTGGGTCAGGAATTGCAGCGAATTAATGTGGTCATTGAGCCGCCGGCGCAAGGAGTCGTGGGCTTTGGCGTCAGTCAGTGCGGCATGTACGATCGCAAACAGTGCGTCACGTCGGTAAGGCTTCGTCAGGTAGTAATAAGCCCCGGCTTCCAGCCCTTCGCGAATCTCGCTGGCGGTGTCGGCCGCTGTTTGCAGGATGACCGGAATGTCGGCGAGACGTGGTGTTTCCTTGATGCGCCGCAGCAAGCCG carries:
- the rplP gene encoding 50S ribosomal protein L16 translates to MLQPNRRKFRKEHKGRNEGLATRGTKVSFGEWGLKAIGRGRLTARQIEAARRAMTRHIKRGGRIWIRIFPDKPISKKPAEVRMGNGKGNPEYWVAEIQPGKVLYEMDGVNEALAREAFALAAAKLPIATTFVTRHLG
- the rpmC gene encoding 50S ribosomal protein L29; this encodes MKASELRTKSVDELNKELLDLLKAQFGLRMQLATQQLSNTSQMSKVRRDIARVRTLIREKAVQQ
- the rpsQ gene encoding 30S ribosomal protein S17, with amino-acid sequence MSETSSIKRTLIGRVVSDKMEKTVTVLVERKVKHPMYGKIMVRSKKYHAHNEGNTARAGDLVEIVETRPMSRTKTWAVTSVLEKAIVV
- the rplN gene encoding 50S ribosomal protein L14, producing the protein MIQMQTTLDVADNTGARSVMCIKVLGGSKRRYAGIGDIIKVSIKDAAPRGRVKKGDVYNAVVVRTAKGVRRPDGSLVRFDGNAAVLLNNKLEPIGTRIFGPVTRELRTERFMKIVSLAPEVL
- the rplX gene encoding 50S ribosomal protein L24; this encodes MEKIRKGDDVVVITGKDKGKRGTVLSRVGEEHVLVEGVNRAKKHVKPNPVKGVAGGIVDKDMPIHLSNVALFNPATKKADRVGFKALEDGRKVRVFKSNGELVNA
- the rplE gene encoding 50S ribosomal protein L5, yielding MARLQQFYKETVVGDMSKQFGYKSVMEVPRITKITLNMGVGEAVADKKVLENAVGDMQKIAGQKPVTTKARKSIAGFKIRDGYPIGCMVTLRGPRMFEFLDRLVTVALPRVRDFRGISGKGFDGQGNYNMGVKEQIIFPEIEYDKIDALRGMNISITTTAKTDAEAKALLAAFKFPFKN
- the rpsN gene encoding 30S ribosomal protein S14 gives rise to the protein MAKLALINREEKRRKMVAQFAKKRAALQAIINDASLSDQERYDARLKFQALPRNSSPSRLRNRCQLTGRPRGVFRKFGLCRHKIRELAFSGEVPGVVKASW
- the rpsH gene encoding 30S ribosomal protein S8 — its product is MAMSDPIADMLTRIRNAQLAEKASVSMPSSKVKVAIAAVLKDEGYVDEFVVREADGKATLEIGLKYYAGRPVIERIERVSKPGLRIYKGCDDIPRVMNGLGVAIVSTPKGVMTDRKARASKVGGEVLCIVA
- the rplF gene encoding 50S ribosomal protein L6; protein product: MSRIGKNPIVVPVGVEVTVGEQITVKGPLGILKTAAHPSVQVVVEGQSVQVSKVEGAVNGSAMWGTMRANLNNMVTGVSKGFERKLQLVGVGYRAQAQGDVLNLSLGFSHPVAHKMPVGVKVECPTQTEILIKGSDKQQVGQVAAEVRAYRKPEPYKGKGVRYSDEVVVIKETKKK
- the rplR gene encoding 50S ribosomal protein L18 — translated: MFNKKQARLRRSRQTRAKIAELKAVRLCVNRTNLHIYAQIISATGGEVLASASSLDKDVRKDLPNGGNKAAATKIGTLIAERAKAAGIEQVAFDRSGLQYHGRVQALAEAAREAGLKF
- the rpsE gene encoding 30S ribosomal protein S5, producing the protein MAKPERNKKPQQAEERDDGMREKMVAVNRVTKVVKGGRILGFAALTVVGDGDGGIGMGKGKSREVPVAVQKAMEEARRKMAKVSLKSGTVHHTVMGRHGATTVMIQPAPEGTGIIAGGAMRAVFEVVGVTNVVAKAHGSTNPYNIVRATIDGLSKVNTPAEIAAKRGLSVEQIQG
- the rpmD gene encoding 50S ribosomal protein L30, which translates into the protein MADKKIKVTLVKSIIGTKQDHRATVRGLGLRKLNSSAELEDTPAVRGMIQKVQYLVKVEG
- the rplO gene encoding 50S ribosomal protein L15, encoding MRLNTIKPAEGSKKAAKRVGRGIGSGLGKTCGRGHKGQKSRSGGFHKVGFEGGQMPLQRRLPKRGFNSMTRARHYEVRLTDLDRLPIDEIDLLSLQAAGIVPGDALAAKVILSGAITRKVTLKGVGATKGAKAAIEAAGGAVAE
- the secY gene encoding preprotein translocase subunit SecY, with translation MAANPNTVGKGGKFGDLKRRLWFLLGALVVYRIGAHIPVPGIDPNVLSDLFNTQKGGILGMFNMFSGGALSRFTIFALGIMPYISASIIMQLMSVASPQLEALKKEGEAGRRKITQYTRYGTLALAVFQGLGIAVALEAQPGLVSDPGFLFRLTTVTTLVTGTMFLMWLGEQITERGLGNGISIIIFGGIAAGLPNAIGGLLELVRTGAMHPLTALVICLLVVVVTAFVVFVERGQRKILVNYAKRQVGNKIYGGQSSHLPLKLNMSGVIPPIFASSIILFPATVAGWFGSSDSMHWLKDVAGTLSPGQPIYVMLYAAAIVFFCFFYTALVFNSKETADNLKKSGAFVPGIRPGEQTARYIDKILMRLTLIGAAYITVVCLLPEFLILKWNVPFYFGGTSLLIIVVVTMDFMSQVQAYVMSHQYESLLKKANFKGSPMIK
- the infA gene encoding translation initiation factor IF-1 produces the protein MAKEDYIEMLGEVVENLPNATFKVKLENGHIVHGFISGKMRMHYIRILPGDKVTVQLTPYDLTKARIVFRAK
- the rpmJ gene encoding 50S ribosomal protein L36, translated to MKVQPSVKRVCRNCKVIRRKGVVRVICKDPRHKQRQG
- the rpsM gene encoding 30S ribosomal protein S13, producing MARIAGVNIPNHQHAEIALTAIFGIGRTRAQKICDAAGIVRSTKMKDLSDADMDRLRDEVGKFTVEGDLRREVTMNIKRLMDLGCYRGLRHRKGLPCRGQRTRTNARTRKGPRKAIAGKK
- the rpsK gene encoding 30S ribosomal protein S11, which produces MAKTATKVRKKVKKNVAEGIAHIHASFNNTIITITDRQGNALSWATSGGAGFRGSRKSTPFAAQVAAEAAGKAAQECGVKNVEVRIKGPGPGRESSVRALNALGMKITSISDVTPVPHNGCRPPKKRRI